The Pseudokineococcus lusitanus genome includes the window GGACGAGGGGCGACAGGTCGCCGGCGGCCAGGAGCAGGTCGCGCAGGGCGGGCTCGACGAGCAGGTGCGGGCTGACGTTGACGGTGAGGAAGCAGTTGTCCGGCAGGTCGGCCCGCATCTCCAGGGCCCGGGCGACGACGACGGCCTCGAGCTCGGCGCCCACGCCGAGGCGGTCCGCCGCGGCGAACCACAGGTCCGGGGTGAGGTGCCGCGGGCCCGCGAAGCGCGACAGCAGCTCGTAGCCCGCGACGACGGCGCCGGCGACGTCGACGATCGGCTGGGCGACGAGCGTGAGGCGGGACGGGTCCGCCAGCACCTCGGCGACGAGCGCCGGCCAGTCGGGCCCCAGCCGCTCGCCCGCCGGGGCGGTGGGCTGGGACGGCACGCCGGGCACCGCCGCGGCGGGCGCCGCCGCCGGCACCGGGCCCCCGGCCGAGGGGGCGGGCGGGCCGGGGACGGTCGTCATGCCCGCCCATCGGCACGGAGGGGGCCGGACCGGAGGGCTCCGGGCGACGTCCGCCCGGTCGGGCGCCCGCCGGGCCTCAGCCGCCGGGCGTCGCCGGCGGTGCCGTGGCCCCCGCGCCGTCGGCCCCCGGCTCCCCCGTGCCGTCGTCGAGCGGCTGCCCCTCCTCGTCGAGCGCCGGCTGCCCCGGGGCGCCCGCCACGTCGTCCGGGTCGACGGGCTCGCCGTCCTCGGTCGCCGGCGGCAGCAGCGAGGGCGGCGCCGCGGCGACGTCGGTGGCCTGCGCCTCGGGCTCGGGCCAGGCCTGCCACGGGCTGACGGTCACCTCGGCCTGCGGCGAGGCGGTGACGAGGCGCCAGGACAGCAGGCGTCCGTCCTCGCGGTCGAACCGGAGCAGCGTCGCCTCGGCCGTGCCGTTGAGCGGGCCGACCGTCAGCTGGTTGAGCACGGCACCCGCCGTGCTCGAGCTGATGTAGCGGATCCCCCGGCCGACCTGCTCCGGGTCCGTGCGCACGTGGTAGTGCCCGGAGACCGACGCCGGGACGCAGCCCTGCTCGAGCGACGGGGCGGCGATGGAGGCGTCGTGGATCAGCAGGAGGTCGACGTCGCCGTCGTCGCACGCCCTCGTCGCGAGCTCGTCGGCGAGCCCGCCGGCCGTCGGGGCCTCGGCGGTCGCCTCCGTGCCGGCGAGCAGCCGGGTGGCGCGGGGGTCCGGCGCCCCGAGCAGGCGCAGCCCCTCGACCTCGACGACGTCGCCCTCGAGGACGGTCCAGCCCGCCGCGCGCTCCTGCGCGGCCGTGTCGGCGCTGTCGTGGTTGCCGTCGGCGACGACGACGGGCAGGTCGCCCAGCGCCGAGGCGAAGGCGGTGACGCAGGTCTGCTCGACCGACGAGCCGTTCATCGTCGTGTCGCCGGCGTTGAGCACGAGGTCGGCGCCGCCCAGGGCCGCCACCCGGGCGACCGGGCCGGCCATGCCGACGTTGCAGTGGAGGTCGCTGATGACGAGGGCCGTGACGACCTCGTCGTCGAGGGGGTCCTCGACCTCCCCGGCCGGCAGCTCCGCGTCCTCGACGAGGTCGTCCTCGTCGCCGTCGGACGAGCCGGTGGCGGTGGGGGCCGTGGCCGTCGTCGGCGACGCCGTCGGCTCCTCCACGCCCCGGGCCGCGAGCGCCGCCGCGACGGCCGGGTCGTCGGGCGACGCGGCCGCCCAGGCCCGCTCGAGGTCGGTCGTCACCGCCGCGTAGAAGGCGTCGTTCTCCTCGACCTGCTCGGTGACGAAGCCCGCGACGAGGTCGACGACGCCGGCCAGGCGGCCGGTCACGCGGGCGCCCTCGAGCGGGGTCCCGTCGAGGACGGGGAAGGCGCCGCTGCCCGCGGCGTCGCGCTGCGCCTGCGGGCGCAGGCCCGCGGCGACGACGGCGCCCACGAGGGCGACGACGAGGACGACCGCGAGCCAGACCCGGTGGCGCCGCCCGAGCGCGAGCAGCTCCGCGCGCCGCCCGCGGCCGAGCAGGGCCCGGCCGACCAGCGTGACCGCGACGAGGCCGCCCCAGGTGAGCAGCCAGCGCTGCACCGCGTCGGCCACGAGGCCCTGGGTGACGACGTCGAGGGTCGCCTGGGGCGCCGTGAAGAGCTGCAGGTACCCCTGGAGGTCACCGCCGAGCAGCTCGACGACGCTCGTGGAGGCGCCGACCTCCGTGAGGTCGGCGGGGATCTCGGCGACGGCGACATCGACGCCCAGGTGCAGCGGCAGCGGGGCGTCGAGGACGAGCGCCCCCAGCGGCCCGAGGTCGACGGAGACCTCGCCGTCGGTCGTCACGGCGTAGGTGGCCACGTGCGGCCCGAGGCTGGCCGTCGTCCGCGCGGACGTCACCCCGAAGACGGCGGCGACGAGGCCCAGCGCCGCGACGAGCGCGACCCACCCGGCGACGACCCGCCCGCGGGGGCGGCGCCACCGGCGGGACCGCCCCGGGAGGGCGCCGTCGTCCGCGGCGTCGCCCTCCGGGACGTCGGGGGCGCTGGGGTCGGGAGCGGGCGAGGCGGGTGGCACCGCCCGATGGTGGCGTGCCGCCGTCGCGCAGGCCACCTCGCCCCGGCGGGTGCGCGTCACGCCGCGTCCGCGGCGGCCACCTCCCGCGCCAGCCGCGCCGCCCGGGCGGTCGCCCCGTCCGCCAGCGCCCGCCACAGGCCCGCCGCCGTGCGCGGGTGGTCCCGCCCGAGGTCGTCGAGCGCCGCCGCGTCGAGGACGAGGAGCCGCACGTCCCCGTCCGCCGTCGCGGGCACGCCGCCGTCGTCCACCGGCGGCAGGGGCAGGCCGGGGCCGCCCGCGCAGGTCCCGGCGCCGAAGGACGCCGGCGCCCCCGGCGCCGGGGGGCCCGCGGGCCGCACCGTGCCCGCCAGGACGAGGTGGAGCGCCGCGGGGTCGAGCGCCACCGCCTCGCCGTCGGCGGCGGTCACCGCCGTGCCCGCCGCGACGACGGCCGCGGCGTCGTCGAGGGCGGTGAGGAGGGGGTGGTCGCCGGGCCCAGGCGCCGCCGACGTGCCGTCCTCCCGTGCCGCGTGCCGGCGCAGCAGCTCCTCCTCGGCGGCCACGACGGCTCCCTCCCGGTCCCCGTGCACGGCCGCGGCCGGCTCCCGCCCGTCGAGGGCCGCCGCGAGGAGGCCCTCCGGGTCGACGACGAGCACGCGCCGCCCGTCCTCGGCCAGGACGGCGGCGAGGTCGTCGAGGAGGCGGGCGGCGGCGGGCAGCAGCTCGTCGACGGCCCGGAGGTCGAGCACGACGACGTCGAGGTCCTCCCCCGCCCTCTCGACGAGGCGGACCGCCCGCTCGGCGGCCGCCACCCCCACGTCGCCGTGGAGCACGTGGACGGGCGCCCGCGGTCCGACCCGGGTCAGCAGCCGGGCGTCCTCCACCGGGCGCGGGCGCAGGGAGGGCCGGCGCGCCACGTCGGTCGAGGTCCGCAGCGGCGCTCGCGCCGCCCGTCGCACGTGGAGCGCGTGCAGGTCGAGCCCGCCCGACAGGCGTCGGACGGCCTCGAGCCCGCGGACGCTGCGCCCGTGCGGGTCCAGGCGCGGCGACCAGGCGGCGAGCCCCACCTCGGCGGGCGCGACGGCCAGGAGGCCGCCGCAGATGCCGCTCTTGGCCGGCATGCCGACGGTCGCCGCCCA containing:
- a CDS encoding metallophosphoesterase family protein, which codes for MPPASPAPDPSAPDVPEGDAADDGALPGRSRRWRRPRGRVVAGWVALVAALGLVAAVFGVTSARTTASLGPHVATYAVTTDGEVSVDLGPLGALVLDAPLPLHLGVDVAVAEIPADLTEVGASTSVVELLGGDLQGYLQLFTAPQATLDVVTQGLVADAVQRWLLTWGGLVAVTLVGRALLGRGRRAELLALGRRHRVWLAVVLVVALVGAVVAAGLRPQAQRDAAGSGAFPVLDGTPLEGARVTGRLAGVVDLVAGFVTEQVEENDAFYAAVTTDLERAWAAASPDDPAVAAALAARGVEEPTASPTTATAPTATGSSDGDEDDLVEDAELPAGEVEDPLDDEVVTALVISDLHCNVGMAGPVARVAALGGADLVLNAGDTTMNGSSVEQTCVTAFASALGDLPVVVADGNHDSADTAAQERAAGWTVLEGDVVEVEGLRLLGAPDPRATRLLAGTEATAEAPTAGGLADELATRACDDGDVDLLLIHDASIAAPSLEQGCVPASVSGHYHVRTDPEQVGRGIRYISSSTAGAVLNQLTVGPLNGTAEATLLRFDREDGRLLSWRLVTASPQAEVTVSPWQAWPEPEAQATDVAAAPPSLLPPATEDGEPVDPDDVAGAPGQPALDEEGQPLDDGTGEPGADGAGATAPPATPGG
- the glsA gene encoding glutaminase A, whose translation is MPPAASPPVPPPARSDRPPLVTARLQDALEACRGHRTGEVADDVPQLADADPELFGVALATLDGHVHEVGDSRRPFTVQSLSKPFAYALALADRGADEVAAHVGVEPSGEAYDAISLEAGTDRPRNPMINAGALATTSLVRAGDAAERSERLRDLLSRLAGHELVVDEEAAAAELASGRRNRALAHLLSAHGMLGVDDPEEAVAAYARQCAVLVDARDLAVVGATLAAGGVHPSTGERVLEVDVVRQVLAVMLTCGMYDAAGDWAATVGMPAKSGICGGLLAVAPAEVGLAAWSPRLDPHGRSVRGLEAVRRLSGGLDLHALHVRRAARAPLRTSTDVARRPSLRPRPVEDARLLTRVGPRAPVHVLHGDVGVAAAERAVRLVERAGEDLDVVVLDLRAVDELLPAAARLLDDLAAVLAEDGRRVLVVDPEGLLAAALDGREPAAAVHGDREGAVVAAEEELLRRHAAREDGTSAAPGPGDHPLLTALDDAAAVVAAGTAVTAADGEAVALDPAALHLVLAGTVRPAGPPAPGAPASFGAGTCAGGPGLPLPPVDDGGVPATADGDVRLLVLDAAALDDLGRDHPRTAAGLWRALADGATARAARLAREVAAADAA